Proteins encoded together in one Micromonospora kangleipakensis window:
- a CDS encoding DedA family protein produces MPELITDVASPTWAYLALLTLLVADAFVPVIPTQVVMITSGALTVYGGLSLPLTIAVGAFGVFAGDLACYLIGRRAPDRREARHAMPGRARRMAGRVTRGLREPGPLVILLCRFVPGGRMAACFSAGRSRYPYRLFLLYETAAAAGWATYGTLVGHLGGTALTQSAWRLALIGGAAAAGFAGAGWAMTAISARNARREVPVD; encoded by the coding sequence GTGCCCGAACTCATCACTGACGTCGCGTCGCCGACGTGGGCGTACCTCGCCCTGCTGACGCTGCTGGTCGCCGACGCCTTCGTACCGGTCATCCCGACCCAGGTCGTCATGATCACCAGCGGCGCGCTGACCGTGTACGGCGGGCTGAGCCTGCCGCTCACCATCGCCGTCGGCGCGTTCGGCGTCTTCGCCGGCGACCTGGCCTGCTACCTGATCGGGCGGCGCGCCCCGGACCGCCGGGAGGCCCGGCATGCCATGCCCGGCCGGGCCCGCCGGATGGCCGGCCGGGTCACCCGGGGGCTGCGCGAACCGGGGCCGCTGGTGATCCTGCTCTGCCGGTTCGTGCCGGGTGGCCGGATGGCGGCCTGCTTCTCCGCCGGGCGCAGCCGCTACCCGTACCGGCTCTTCCTGCTCTACGAGACCGCCGCGGCGGCCGGCTGGGCGACGTACGGGACGCTGGTCGGGCACCTGGGCGGGACCGCGCTGACCCAGTCGGCCTGGCGGCTGGCGCTGATCGGCGGCGCGGCGGCGGCCGGGTTCGCGGGCGCGGGCTGGGCGATGACGGCGATCAGCGCCCGCAACGCCCGCCGCGAGGTCCCCGTCGACTGA
- a CDS encoding DUF998 domain-containing protein, giving the protein MPGTRRHGLLALGGIALAAVLALIGHLEVNDDLNPWSLTVSDFAVSDRGGVIDVAMAVLAAATAVLVPVLRAPGLPGRPHRAPGPAGTAEPSAPAGPGASSGRLVAVLLWAWTAGLVVSALVPTNEPGLPMDTAAYLHRYASVVAFLALPPAGWLLAGRLGGHGASWLRALALTSLALAGAMVWSAYPGDRVLIGLAERLLILAEVGVLAVVAVSLIRRPAVGGTRPTRAVDLNATSTPSV; this is encoded by the coding sequence ATGCCTGGAACCCGGAGACACGGGCTGCTCGCCCTCGGCGGGATCGCCCTGGCGGCGGTGCTCGCCCTGATCGGTCATCTCGAAGTGAACGACGACCTGAACCCCTGGTCGCTGACCGTCAGCGACTTCGCCGTCTCGGACCGGGGCGGCGTCATCGACGTGGCGATGGCGGTCCTCGCCGCGGCCACCGCCGTGCTGGTCCCGGTCCTCCGCGCCCCCGGCCTGCCGGGCCGCCCACACCGCGCGCCCGGGCCGGCCGGGACGGCGGAACCCTCGGCGCCCGCCGGGCCGGGCGCGAGCTCCGGCCGGCTGGTGGCGGTCCTGCTCTGGGCGTGGACCGCCGGACTGGTGGTCTCCGCGCTGGTGCCGACCAACGAGCCAGGCCTGCCCATGGACACCGCCGCCTACCTGCACCGGTACGCCTCGGTGGTCGCCTTCCTCGCGTTGCCGCCGGCCGGCTGGCTGCTCGCCGGGCGGCTGGGCGGACACGGCGCCTCCTGGCTGCGCGCGCTCGCCCTGACCAGCCTGGCCCTGGCCGGGGCCATGGTCTGGTCCGCCTACCCGGGCGACCGGGTGCTGATCGGCCTGGCCGAACGGCTGCTGATCCTCGCCGAGGTCGGCGTGCTCGCCGTGGTCGCGGTGAGCCTGATCCGCCGGCCCGCCGTCGGCGGGACGCGGCCGACCCGTGCCGTTGACCTCAACGCGACTTCAACTCCTAGCGTGTGA
- the thrS gene encoding threonine--tRNA ligase, with protein MIDHRRLGRELELFVSDPLAGAGLPIWLPAGAAARHAVEEYVRELERRAGYRHVYSPPLGKRELFELSGHLGYFADDMFPPMRLSADDEFVLRPALCPHHALVFRARGRSYRELPLRIAELGGMYRAERSGVLGGLSRVRAISLNDAHNFCALDQVGDEVREILRLIREAHAALGVRPAGFRLSLRGPGEKYVGDDAAWARAEELLGAALDGVEFTEAPGEAAFYGPKIDIQIVDAAGRESTISTIQLDFDKPEKFDLSYTDADGSRRRPVLVHRSLVGSMERLFAYLIEVHAGAFPAWYAPVQLVLLPVEEGQAGAAVDLARRAGAAGLRTEVEVAGSLGARVRDAARRRIPYVGVLGPREALDGAVSLRLRDGRALAPMPVADALGLIGKVVAGRSAGLLPAD; from the coding sequence ATGATCGACCACCGCAGGCTCGGCCGGGAGCTGGAGCTGTTCGTCTCCGACCCGCTCGCGGGCGCCGGCCTGCCCATCTGGCTGCCGGCCGGCGCCGCCGCCCGGCACGCCGTCGAGGAGTACGTCCGCGAACTGGAGCGCCGGGCCGGATACCGGCACGTCTACTCGCCGCCGCTGGGTAAACGGGAGCTCTTCGAGCTCTCCGGCCACCTGGGCTACTTCGCCGACGACATGTTCCCGCCGATGCGGCTGAGCGCCGACGACGAGTTCGTGCTCCGGCCGGCGCTCTGCCCGCACCACGCGCTGGTGTTCCGCGCCCGGGGCCGCTCCTACCGGGAGCTGCCGCTGCGGATCGCCGAGCTGGGCGGGATGTACCGGGCGGAACGCTCCGGCGTGCTGGGCGGGCTGTCCCGGGTCCGCGCCATCTCGCTGAACGACGCGCACAACTTCTGCGCCCTCGACCAGGTCGGCGACGAGGTACGCGAGATCCTGCGGCTGATCCGCGAGGCGCACGCCGCGCTCGGCGTACGACCGGCCGGGTTCCGGCTGTCGCTGCGCGGGCCGGGGGAGAAGTACGTCGGGGACGACGCCGCGTGGGCGCGGGCCGAGGAGCTGCTCGGCGCCGCGCTCGACGGGGTGGAGTTCACCGAGGCGCCCGGCGAGGCCGCCTTCTACGGGCCGAAGATCGACATCCAGATCGTCGACGCGGCCGGCCGGGAGTCGACCATCTCCACCATCCAGCTCGACTTCGACAAGCCCGAGAAGTTCGACCTGTCGTACACCGACGCGGACGGGTCGCGGCGGCGGCCGGTGCTGGTGCACCGGAGCCTGGTCGGCAGCATGGAGCGGCTCTTCGCGTACCTGATCGAGGTGCATGCGGGCGCCTTTCCGGCCTGGTACGCCCCGGTGCAGCTGGTGCTGCTCCCGGTCGAGGAGGGGCAGGCCGGCGCGGCCGTCGACCTGGCCCGCCGGGCCGGGGCGGCCGGGCTGCGGACCGAGGTCGAGGTGGCCGGCTCGCTGGGCGCCCGGGTCCGCGACGCCGCCCGCCGCCGCATCCCGTACGTCGGGGTGCTGGGCCCCCGGGAGGCGCTCGACGGCGCGGTCTCGCTGCGGCTGCGCGACGGTCGCGCGCTGGCCCCGATGCCCGTCGCCGACGCCCTCGGGCTGATCGGGAAGGTGGTCGCCGGCCGCTCGGCCGGCCTGCTCCCCGCGGACTGA